The following are encoded together in the Scytonema millei VB511283 genome:
- a CDS encoding Cas10/Cmr2 second palm domain-containing protein has product MTDTIYTAITFAPVQAFIEKSRKLRDLYGSSFILSYLARAVCNAAQKQGYQVISPALIDVTQGTPNQIIIRGDFTQSQAKTVFHSTWKTIINTCRQWIEDRISAEYQWWQAWEMWTRYAWEFFWAQGTTITQARQALNNTKRSRDWVGINWQGESSTLSGADAIAWYGMGKPMKASDRNLSTEDKAIRKFYTQLREIPELGEAFVDESEQLSIPELVKRLLTYSVVTAKLKDANTDVPQIEIPDRFRDVSRGDNRWTGWFQGDGDRIGNYLKNLASTQTEDVALSQFSAAMMDWGKNLKHHISNGRIIYAGGDDFLGVFYSTPQHELTATDCLEWFYQFPAVWERHKCKISVSVGFVWAAPGVPQRDVLQNCREAEQSAKKAGRDRLALRVLFNGGNSIEWICPWWFLNVLSAYRDRNTQQNWTHIYTDIATLESRHAFESSQSDVALALFEVYFGKENRETLSQHLWDTEDKTGILGDRQQDDRNFHQSLNDWIINLAKVGFHLCDNIWLRSHDE; this is encoded by the coding sequence ATGACAGACACCATCTACACAGCAATTACTTTCGCACCCGTTCAGGCTTTTATTGAAAAATCGCGCAAACTACGCGACCTTTATGGTAGTTCTTTTATCCTATCTTACTTAGCCCGTGCGGTTTGTAATGCTGCCCAAAAACAAGGATATCAAGTGATTTCTCCTGCCTTAATTGATGTAACTCAAGGCACTCCCAACCAAATTATTATTAGAGGAGATTTTACCCAATCTCAAGCAAAAACTGTCTTTCATTCCACTTGGAAAACTATTATTAATACCTGTCGCCAGTGGATTGAAGACCGGATTTCAGCAGAATATCAATGGTGGCAAGCATGGGAAATGTGGACGAGATATGCTTGGGAATTCTTCTGGGCGCAAGGAACAACAATTACACAAGCACGACAAGCACTGAATAATACAAAACGATCGCGAGATTGGGTAGGCATCAACTGGCAAGGCGAAAGTTCCACTTTATCAGGTGCAGATGCGATCGCCTGGTACGGGATGGGCAAACCAATGAAAGCCAGCGATCGCAACCTCTCGACTGAAGACAAAGCGATCCGCAAGTTTTACACCCAACTGCGCGAAATTCCAGAACTGGGAGAAGCTTTTGTCGATGAAAGCGAACAACTCAGCATTCCCGAACTCGTCAAACGCTTGCTGACTTACAGCGTTGTCACGGCAAAACTGAAAGATGCAAACACTGACGTGCCTCAAATTGAAATTCCCGATCGCTTTCGCGATGTCAGCCGAGGCGATAACCGATGGACTGGCTGGTTTCAAGGAGATGGCGATCGCATTGGTAACTATCTCAAAAATCTTGCCTCAACTCAAACTGAAGATGTAGCCCTCAGCCAATTCAGCGCAGCAATGATGGATTGGGGTAAAAACCTGAAGCACCACATCAGTAACGGTCGCATCATTTACGCTGGCGGCGATGACTTTCTGGGCGTATTCTACAGCACTCCCCAGCACGAACTAACCGCTACCGATTGTCTGGAATGGTTTTACCAATTCCCCGCAGTCTGGGAACGGCACAAATGCAAGATTTCTGTAAGTGTAGGCTTTGTCTGGGCTGCACCTGGAGTTCCCCAAAGGGATGTGTTGCAAAACTGCCGCGAAGCAGAACAATCGGCTAAGAAAGCAGGGCGCGATCGCTTGGCTTTACGAGTCCTATTCAACGGTGGTAATTCGATTGAATGGATTTGTCCTTGGTGGTTTTTAAACGTGCTAAGCGCGTATCGCGATCGCAACACTCAGCAAAACTGGACGCATATATATACAGATATTGCCACATTAGAATCGCGCCACGCCTTTGAGAGCAGCCAATCTGATGTTGCTTTAGCCCTATTTGAAGTCTATTTCGGCAAAGAGAATCGAGAAACTTTGAGTCAGCATCTTTGGGATACGGAAGATAAAACGGGGATTTTGGGCGATCGCCAACAAGACGATCGGAATTTCCATCAATCCCTGAATGACTGGATTATCAACCTTGCTAAAGTAGGCTTTCACCTATGTGACAACATCTGGCTACGATCGCATGACGAATGA